Proteins co-encoded in one Cinclus cinclus chromosome Z, bCinCin1.1, whole genome shotgun sequence genomic window:
- the HSPB3 gene encoding LOW QUALITY PROTEIN: heat shock protein beta-3 (The sequence of the model RefSeq protein was modified relative to this genomic sequence to represent the inferred CDS: deleted 2 bases in 1 codon; substituted 1 base at 1 genomic stop codon) — MLSSACSKSERQHQLIDXSLGKTHGWEDDLSLTLQLPNTAGVAADLSASAMAEAVIRHWVETPARYQEQFVGQELEAHKLNHLLYALPGPATMAPSNQRCATESTAGAGKSSREEENTHFRVLLDVVQFRPEDIIIQTFEGWLLIKAQHGPRMDEHGFISRSFTRQYKLPDGVENKDLSALFCHDGILVVEMKNSVEKN, encoded by the exons ATGTTAAGCTCTGCCTGTTCTAAAAGTGAAAGGCAACATCAACTGATAGACTGATCTCTGGGTAAGACACACGGCTGGGAAGAT GATCTCAGTCTGACTCTGCAGCTTCCCAACACAGCAGGAGTGGCAGCTGATCTTTCTGCCTCAGCAATGGCAGAAGCCGTCATAAGGCACTGGGTGGAAACTCCTGCACGATACCAGGAGCAATTTGTTGGTCAAGAGCTGGAAGCACACAAACTGAACCACCTTTTATATGCTTTGCCGGGCCCTGCCACCATGGCACCGAGCAACCAAAGGTGTGCCACAGAAAGCACGGCTGGGGCCGGGAAGAGCAGCCGGGAGGAGGAAAACACACACTTTCGGGTCCTGCTGGACGTTGTGCAGTTCCGCCCCGAAGATATCATTATCCAGACTTTCGAAGGCTGGCTCCTGATTAAAGCTCAGCATGGACCCAGGATGGATGAACATGGTTTCATATCCAGAAGCTTCACCAGACAATATAAATTACCTGACGGAGTCGAGAACAAAGACTTGTCTGCACTTTTCTGCCATGATGGCATTTTGGTTGTTGAAATGAAGAACTCGGTGGAAAAGAATTAG